From the genome of uncultured Methanobacterium sp.:
TTGTTTCTGGGCTCCCAGACCTTCCACGTAGATCTCGAAAACTGCTCCAGTGTAATAGTCAAGCCCCCTGGCAATACCCAGATTCACAGTGTAATTAACACAACCAAAGGCTTCTAACATTTCCAGGAGCATTCCAAGTTCTTCAAGCGATTTTAAGGCATCAGGGTAATCTTTAATTATATCTTTCACTTTCCCGATTATTTCCCGGTGCCCCTGCAAACCAATTAATTCCAGCAGGATATTCTTTGAACTAGCCTGAAGTTTCAATTCTTCCAGTAATTTTTCCAGTTGGTCGGCATCTCCCTTATCTATCAATGCCATGATCTCATCTTGATGGTCAGATGAAACATTATCCTGGCTTAAGATTCCCCTTAGAATTCCCAGATTTCCCAGATGAATTTGATAATCTTCCAGTTCCAGTTCTTCCAGACACTGGGAGGCCATGGCAATGATTTCTGCCTCTGAATCTGGGGATTTTCCACCTATAAGTTCACAGCCCATCTGCCAGAACTGACGGAAACGGCCTTTTTGTGGCCTTTCATAACGGAAACAACTACCAAAATAGTACATTTTAATAGGTTTTGGTGCTTTTTGCAGTTGGTTTAAATATAATCTGGCTACTGGTGCTGTTAATTCAGGTCTAAGTGCCAGATCCCTTCCACCTTTGTCCTGAAAGTTGTATATTTCTTCTGTTATTCCTTCACCAGATTTTAATGTGAAAAGGGAGAGGTCCTCGAAGATGGGGGTTTTAATCTCCTGATAACCATAGCTTTCGAACACTTTCCTCATGGTATTCTCCACGAGTTTTCTTTCTTTCATCTCCTTAAAGAGGAAATCTCGGGTTCCTCTAGGCTTTTGCAGTTCCATTACTAATTCTCCTATTAAACGTGAGTTGATGTAATTTAAATGAATTTGATTCTAAGTTCTTTATTGGGTTTTCATTGTAGATAGTATTATGTGCTAGATGTAACTTGAAAATACTGAAGAAAAATATTTAATTTAATTTTTCATTGAAAATTTTAGAGTTAAGGTTGTCATTGGGGAATGTGTCCATTGAAAAAGATGTTTTTACCCGATAAGGGGCCTATAAAGTTATTTTTCGGGTTTTACTCGTAGTACTTCAAATATTCCTTTAGCATTTTAGGGAATGATTTGGCACTTAAAAATCGCAGTCCCAGACGTTCTGCCCATATTTTGATCCCTTCATCTGCGGCTACCACTCCTGCTCCCAGTTCCTTGGCTAAAAGTAGTACGTCCAGATCAGGGGCACTGTCCAGGGTTCCTTTTCTGAGTGCGGCCCGATAACGTTTCCTGAAATCTTTAATGGCCTTACCAATGACTTCCATCTCTATCTGGGTCTTTTTCTCTCCACGGGACATCATCACCATGGATTCAACTGCAGCCTCCCACACTGCACTTTCGGAGATGCGCATACCCTTGTTCATCCTTTCCCGCATGTCCTGCACGTATTCGTAGAATATCTCTGATGGTATCTTGGTGTCGTAGCGGTTGGGAGTTTTTTTAACGATCCAGGTCTCAGCCTTGATCATGATGCTCTGAGGACAGTCGTAACGGGTTATGTAATCGGTGAATTCCTTGTAGGTAACCGGGGGCATGTGGCAGCTCATGTTCAGTTTAATTCTGGAACGGGCTATGAGATCCAGGAGGACCTCTACAGTCTTGTCCAGTTCCCCTTCTCCATACTCATCCCTTAACTGGTTATCAGTAAAGGCAGTAGTGTCTAAAACAAATCTTTGTTTGGCGATCAATGATTAAACCCCCGTAAAACCATATTTCATAGCTTGAATTGTGTCTGGAATAAAGGAACTAATCCCTCCCGATCCATGACACAGCACCGTTAATTTAAGATAACTATTAAACCAATCTATCTAATTTGTTAACATAATTCTATAACTAATTTATATTTAAAATGATTAATATAAAAGTTCTTATTCATTAATGAAATTTTTAAGAGCTTAAGGTCATTCATATGATTTGTTCAACGGTTTAGGTGGGATATGGATTGATTATGGTAATATGATTAAATTAAAAATAAATTTCATGTAGATGTATACATTCAATAATGCAGTGTTCATGTTTCATTCTCTTTACCCTGGAGATAGATGCATTGGTGAATATTAATCCATAAATGAGGAGTATCGAAGAAGAAAAGGATTTGGCAGGTTTAGATTTTGTCATAAAATCTATGATTTAACCCGAAATTTTCAGTCCTTATTGTCTAGTAACCATGTAATGTCCGGGTAATATTCCAATTTTCCCCCACATTTACATTCATCGGTGAAGTCGTTTGGTGATTCACCGGGTTGGAGTTCGTAGTATTCCCTGCAGTTATTACAGACCAAATAACCTTCACCTATTTTTTCAGTACTGTTGTGATTTTTTGGTGCCTTGTATTTTGTCACATCTGTATTTAAAAGTTTTAAATATGTTTTAAATCCAATTACTACATCCTCTTTGTTGATAAATTCCCTATTATCCTTCACAGCACTGCAACCTGCGATTAATTCTATGACTGCCTTTTCAATTGCTGAAAAATGAGCGTATTTTGGAAGACCAATACTAGTGATTGTCATGTGTATTTTGAGAAGACCTATTGTGTCTGAAAATTTTTTTGTATTTTTGTTTTCCCATCTAATTTTTTTAAGTTTTTGGAAAAATTCGGGTGTAGGTTGGGGCCAGTCATGTATTTTATCGAAATTATCAAGTCCAAAAATTAGCTGTTCATCAAGTCTGCTTAAATAAACATTCCGGACCTCCAAGTCGTCCAGTTCTCTTTTAATAGTCATAGAATATCTTATTGCTAGAAAATCGTACATACATACAAACATGAAAAAAGTGATTAAATCAACTGAGTTGTGGGGTATGAAATCTAAATATTCTATATAATCTAAATTCTGGTGAGCAAGAGAATAAACACTGTTTGCAGGCTTTTTTGGAATGCTTCGTTCCCACCAAAAAAACTTAGATTTAATTGAGTCATAAACCCTTCTTGACTCATCATAAAGCCCTGAGTTAGAGATATCTATGATGCTGTTTATAACAACATCTAAACCTGGCACATCTTCTTTTTCAAGCATTTCCAGATTCTTTTGAATTCTTTTTTCCGTTACTTCTTTAATTGGGAATAGTCTCTCAAGTAATGTCATTTCTAGTATCACAAACCCTACTATTATTTTCATGTCTGTAGACACAATATCCAAGTGAAACTGATAATTAAGTAAATAAAAGTGTTTTAATAGATTAAGTTGGAAAATAATTTCTTAAATATGTTCAGTTGCACTGTTGATTGTAGCATAATAATGGAGCTTTCCCCCACATTCACATTCATTGGAAAAATCATCTGGAGATTCATTTGACTGAAGTTTATAGTAGCCATTACATTTGTTACAGACTAAATAACCTTTATCAACATAGTTAAAATCTGATTTCAATTTAGATGCTGATATGTATTTCGCAATATCTGTTTTAATGAGCTTAAAATATGTTTCATAAGCTGTTACAACATCATTTTGATTAATTTTAGTTCTATTATTTTTTATGGAACTACATGCTGCGAGAAACAGTAAAAAATCTCTTTCTGTATTAGAAAAGATAATATGGAACTTTCCGAACATTCCCATTCTTACACATTTCATTGCTTCTTTTAATTTGTTAAATAATTTCTTACTATGCTGGGGTTCCCATTTTATTTCTTTTAATTTAATAAAAAAGCTATCCGTTATTTTTGGGGGTTCTATTATATTATCAAATTCATTTAGATAGTATGATAATCGTTCATCGATCTTACTATTGTATAAATGTTCAATATCTTCAGAATCCAGGG
Proteins encoded in this window:
- a CDS encoding RNA ligase partner protein; its protein translation is MIAKQRFVLDTTAFTDNQLRDEYGEGELDKTVEVLLDLIARSRIKLNMSCHMPPVTYKEFTDYITRYDCPQSIMIKAETWIVKKTPNRYDTKIPSEIFYEYVQDMRERMNKGMRISESAVWEAAVESMVMMSRGEKKTQIEMEVIGKAIKDFRKRYRAALRKGTLDSAPDLDVLLLAKELGAGVVAADEGIKIWAERLGLRFLSAKSFPKMLKEYLKYYE
- the hisS gene encoding histidine--tRNA ligase, translated to MELQKPRGTRDFLFKEMKERKLVENTMRKVFESYGYQEIKTPIFEDLSLFTLKSGEGITEEIYNFQDKGGRDLALRPELTAPVARLYLNQLQKAPKPIKMYYFGSCFRYERPQKGRFRQFWQMGCELIGGKSPDSEAEIIAMASQCLEELELEDYQIHLGNLGILRGILSQDNVSSDHQDEIMALIDKGDADQLEKLLEELKLQASSKNILLELIGLQGHREIIGKVKDIIKDYPDALKSLEELGMLLEMLEAFGCVNYTVNLGIARGLDYYTGAVFEIYVEGLGAQKQISGGGTYNLIEVFGGEKVESTGFAFGFDRVMESLKLQETLTSAEKRVDAYVTPISPEMKLDAFRITQELRNSGISTDVELAGRKLKKILSFANNSGAKFVVLVGARELENGEVTIKDMESGDQEQVPRENVSDILLNRIKG